DNA sequence from the Candidatus Eisenbacteria bacterium genome:
GAAAGGCGATCGCGGGCTACGAATCAGCTTTTCTTCTTCGTGGTGACCCCGAAAATCGTGATCTGCTGCCGCACCTTGACGAATTTGCATTCTTGATACTTGACCTTCGCTGTATCGTGCTCGAGGATTCCCATCGTTACCGTGAAGCTCTTCCCGCAGGCCTCCATTTCCTGCGCCGCCTGGCCGCCTTGGTCTCATTTCCTTATAGTCATCAGATTCGGTACCACGGCGTTTTTGCCAACCACAGCCGCTGGCGGAGTTTGTTGCCAGACCCGCGGCGCGGGAAGAATGTACAACCGTCGAGA
Encoded proteins:
- a CDS encoding zinc ribbon domain-containing protein, with the protein product MEACGKSFTVTMGILEHDTAKVKYQECKFVKVRQQITIFGVTTKKKS